A part of Sparus aurata chromosome 19, fSpaAur1.1, whole genome shotgun sequence genomic DNA contains:
- the gdap1 gene encoding ganglioside-induced differentiation-associated protein 1, with protein sequence MASENSPDSQEETAALLETGPERDEQQQCDTVATRSGSKLTLYHWTQSFNSQKVRLAIAEKGLRCDEYDVSLPLSEHNEPWFMRLNPTGEVPVLVHDDNVICDPTQIMDYLEQNFNNEATPKLIPEEGSAYYLRVQHYRELLDSLQMDAYTHGCILHPEITVDSHIPAYAATCIRTQIGNTQTELKKLAEQNPELKDAYVAKQRRLKSKLFDHDNMKYLKKLLDELESVMDQVETELQRRVEETPEEGSQPWLCGDFFSMADVSLAVTLHRLKFLGLSRRYWGNGNRVNLETYYERVVERPAFRRVLGHVNNILISAVLPVAFRVARKNAPVILGTTLLIGVLGGATYLAFLYMKKRLTLTF encoded by the exons ATGGCGTCCGAAAACAGCCCCGACTCCCAAGAAGAGACAGCAGCTCTTCTGGAGACTGGCCCCGAAAGAgacgagcagcagcagtgtgataCCGTGGCGACACGGAGCGGGTCCAAACTGACTCTGTATCACTGGACGCAGTCGTTTAACTCTCAGAAG GTGCGTCTGGCCATCGCAGAGAAAGGTTTGCGCTGTGATGAGTACGATGTGAGCCTACCGCTCAGCGAGCACAACGAGCCCTGGTTCATGCGCCTGAACCCCACCGGCGAGGTGCCAGTCCTAGTCCACGATGACAACGTCATCTGTGACCCAACACAGATCATGGACTACCTGGAGCAGAATTTCAACAATG AGGCCACCCCCAAGCTGATCCCTGAAGAGGGCAGTGCATACTATCTTAGAGTGCAGCACTACCGGGAGCTGCTGGACTCGCTACAGATGGATGCCTACACCCACGGCTGCATCCTCCACCCTGAGATCACGGTGGACTCCCACATACCCGCATATGCCGCCACGTGTATACGAA CACAGATcggaaacacacaaactgagctgAAGAAACTGGCAGAGCAGAACCCGGAGCTTAAAGATGCTTATGTAGCAAAACAGAGGCGCTTGAAA TCCAAGTTGTTTGACCACGACAACATGAAGTACCTGAAGAAGCTCCTGGATGAGCTGGAGAGTGTGATGGATCAGGTGGAGACTGAGCTACAGAGGAGGGTGGAAGAAACACCAG AAGAAGGCAGTCAGCCCTGGCTGTGCGGCGATTTCTTCAGCATGGCCGACGTCTCCCTGGCTGTCACCTTACACCGCCTGAAGTTCCTCGGCCTCTCCCGCCGCTACTGGGGCAACGGTAACCGCGTGAACCTGGAGACGTACTACGAGCGCGTGGTGGAGCGCCCGGCCTTCAGGAGAGTGCTGGGCCACGTCAACAACATCCTGATCTCCGCCGTCCTCCCCGTGGCGTTTCGTGTGGCCAGGAAGAACGCGCCGGTTATTCTCGGCACCACCCTGCTGATTGGTGTTCTAGGAGGAGCTACGTACCTCGCTTTCCTCTACATGAAGAAGAGGCTGACTCTCACCTTCTGA